The segment GATATCGGTGAAGCCGCCCAGCTTGATTGCCAGAGATAACGTTTCCTTCTGGATAGTGACGATGGTTTCTGCACCAGTAGGCAGTACGGAATAGACATGCACCTCCATCCAGTCGGGGCGCGCTGTTTTGGACACGCGAATATCTTCGGGACGAATCGTGGCAATCACCTGTCCCTCGCCGAAATCAAGTCTGCCCCCAACCGGCTTTCGTAAGGTTTCGGCATGGAAATAGTCGGCGTCAGCTTCAGAGGCAATGTGTCCTTCGATGATGTTGATCCTGGGGGAACCGACAAACCGGGCCACAAACAAATCAGCCGGTTCGCTGTAAATTTCCCGTGGCGTGCCCAACTGTCTTAGTTCACCCTCCATCATCACGGCGATCTTGTCCGACAAGGTCATGGCTTCCACCTGATCGTGGGTGACATAAACGGTGGTTGCACCCAAATCATGATGCAGATGCTTGAGCTCTGCCCGCATGTCGACGCGCAGCATCGCGTCCAAATTGGAGAGGGGTTCGTCCATGAGAATGATAACCGGCTCTGCCGCAATCATTCGTGCGACCGCGACGCGTTGTTGCTGCCCGCCCGATAGTTCCGATGGATAACGCTCGCTATATTCCGCTAACTGCACCTGCTGCAACACCTGGCTGACCCTTCGCTCGATCTCATCTTTGGCCAAGCCCTTTTCTTCCAGCCCCAGCGAGATGTTCTTCGCCACGGTCATGTGCGGCCATAAAGCATAACTTTGGAAAATCAGCCCAAGTTGGCGCTTTTCCGGCGGCACATAGATTCCCCTCTCTCTGGAGAACAGGATTCGGTTGCCTATGATGATCTCGCCTTCATCGGGGTCTTCGAGACCGGCGATGAGGCGCAGCGTGGTCGTCTTGCCGCAGCCTGAGGGCCCCAGAATGGTGAGGAATTGGCCATCCTCGATGTGCAGATCAAGATCCCGCACCGCGGCCGTGTCAGCAAACGATTTTTTGATGTTTGTAAGAATGATTTCGCTCAAGCTACGGTCCTCAGCGTTATGGTTGTGACAGTCACGGACAGCTTGCGGTCGCCCGTGACTGTCACCTTTCTAGAACATTCTAATTCGCCGCTTCCTGGATCCAGAAGTCCCGCACTTTCGGACTTTCGAACCACATGAAATCAGGATCGACGGTCCAGCTTTCGAGCTGGGACCAGAGCTCCCCGCCCTGGGGTAAGGGCACATCCATGCGCGGGCTTTGCGAGCCGGGTTCATAATAAGGCGCAAGGCCCTGGAGCAGTTCCGCGGATTCGCCCTCGTTATAGGGCGGTTCGATTACCGTGTCTGCTTCGATGGCGGGATCACCCAGTAAGAACGCCGTGAAAAGTTTGGCGGCGTTGGGGTGGGGGGCCTGGCGAGCAATGGATGTGTAGGTCGGATAAATCAGAGCCTGCACCGGATCGAGGTCAGCGATGACGCCATTGACGAAATCCTTGGAGTCGTTGTAGCGAATATAGGTGAAGGAGGTGATGCCAATGGGCGGCGCTTCTTGTCCTGCCAGGCCGGCTGCCTCGGCAACTTTGCTACCGGACTTGAGGATGACGAGATCGTTTTTCAGAAGCCGATAGAGGAATTCGTAACCGGCATCAGGCACCCCTTCGCTCAATTCGATTGGTTCGCCGGCGAAGCGCTCATAGGCCGCGGCCATTTCATCGGCATGCTGCACCAGGGTGGAGACGCCCATCAAGTTGGAGAGCGATTCCAGCGGTGTTTTGATGACGACCTTGCCCTTCCATTCGGGTGTGGTCAGTTCCCACACGTTTGAAATTGGTGGGGCGTCATAGGTTTCGGTGTTGTACAGAAAAACGATGGCCTCGTTGATTCTGACCAATAGCGGATCCTTCAGGTCGGTGGGAATTTCATCGGCCACGGTGTCGGGCACAAAGTTGATAATGCGGTTGTTGCCCACAAGCTCGTGGATAACCTGTCCGGAGCCGCCGGTGGTGACGATATCGACATTGTAAAGATTCGCATCCTGCTCCAGGACAGTTTTCTCGACCGTTTGCACGGAACCGAGATCGAAATACTCCACCGCGATATCCGGATACTTGGCCATGAAGGCATCGGCGACCTTGGCGATGCGCGATGAGGCGGAGTAAACGACAACCTCCCCCTCTTCCTTGGCCGCTTGCTCGATCTCTTCCCAATTCTGGGGGGATTCTTCGTAGGGACCGAGTTTGGCTTCTTTGAGCCAGACATCCATTTCCTCCGGGTACTCCGAACTCACCGCTTCCTCGGCGGCTGTATCAGCGGGAGCGTCGCTTGCTTCTTCCGATACTGCATCGGCGGGAGCGGCGGGCGGGGCGGGGGTCGCGCAAGCTGCGAGCAGAATCATGCTTGCGATGACCAATAGAACAAGTAGCGCCGATTTCGTGAATCGATTGTCCATCATCAATCCTCCTTGAGAGATAGAAGTGGCCTGATAGCGATTATCAGGTGTTGCTAAGACCAAAAACACTTTTCGTGCCGTAGAAACGGCTTACGAGCACATTGGCAAAGACAATGATAAACAGCAAGATCAAGGTGACTCCGTTGGCATGTTGGGTTTGATCTTGATCCTGATAGGCGAAAATGATGGTGGTGAGCACGCGCGTCGAGGGCGTCACCAACAGAATCAGCAACGACAGCTCACGCATGGCGGTGATGAACGTAAGTAACATCCCCGCGATGAAGCCACTGGTAGCCAGCGGGAAGATGACTTTGCGAAAGCTCTTGAACCAGGGAACACCCTGAATACGGGCAGCATCCTCCAAAGAGGGGTCGATCTGCAGAATGGCGCTTATCCCGGACCGGGAGGAGAAGGGCATATTTTTGACGACGACGATCAGGACAAGCAAGGCGAAGGTTCCGTATAAAGCCGGTATCGGGCCGATGGGCTTGGCGAACATGCCCAGATAAATGGCGCCCAGGGCGATGCTGGGGAAGACGTAGGGTGCAAAGGAAATCCCTTCCAGCGACTTCGAGAGCTTGCTTCCCCGCGTCCTGACCACGGTATAACCGATCAATAGCCCCAAAAATCCGTTGATAACGGCGGCGCTGATCCCCAGGCGCACGCTGTTCCAAACGCCGTCCCAGATGCCTGGATTTATGAAGATGCCTTCCTGGCCGCTGGCGATCAGAAAATCGCTTTCGCCGAGCCAGAAATGGCTCGTCAGGTTCGAAAGGGAATAATCACCAGGCAGGAGCATAAGCGTGCTCCAGGCCAGGATGATGACCGGCAAGGCGACAACCAAGAGCAAGAACAGCAGAATCAACCCGGCAATCGGATATCTCCAGGCGCCCAGGCGGTTGGGTTTGCTGGTGAATCCCTTGCCCTTCATGGTCACAAAACTTTTGCGACTGCCGATTATCTTGCTGTTGATGAAGATGGCCACGGCTGCCAGCACGACCAGCACCAGGGCCAGGACGAATCCATCGCCAAAGTTACGAGCGCTGATGGAGGCAAAAATCTGTGTGGGCACGGTGAAGAATCGTACAGGAAGACCTAACAAGGCCGGCGTGCCAAAAGTGCCCATGCTGCGGGTGAATGTCAGCACAAAAGCAGATCCCAGGGCTGGAATCACGATGGGAAAGGTGATCTTGCGCAGAACCGCCGGTTTGGTCAACCCGGCGATAGCTCCCGCTTCCTCCAGCTGGGAATCGATGGTCCACAGCGCACCGGACACCAGCAGAAAGGAGTAGGAATAGTAGTGCAAGCCCAGACAAATGACGATAGGAAAAAGCCCGTATGACACCCAATCAGGCGGGACAATGCCAAACATGGAAGTCAGCATTCCCGGCGTGCCGCCAACCCGATCGTTTTGGAAGATGGTCAGCCAGGCCAGGGCGATGACCCACGATGGCATCATGTACGGGATCACCATCACCGCGCCGAAAAAGCGCTTGAGCGGCACATCTGTGCGCACGATCACCCAGGCAAGTAGTGTGCCCAACACCATGGCCATTGTGGTGACGCCAAGACCCACAAGCAGGCTGTTGACAAATGGTTTATAGAAGAGCGCCCGTGAGAGTCTGCCCGTAAAAACCCGGGAATAGTGATAAAGGGTGAAATCACCAACTGTGGCGTCTCTGACCAGGCGCAGGTCGTTGGCCTGGTAGGTCAGGGAGGTGTAGATGATCTGCAGGAGGGGAGCGATAACGAGAAACGAGAAAACAACAAGAAACAGAATCGACAAAATGATGTTGGGGCGATACCTCAATTTTGTCAGATTGAACCTGAGGCTATTCAGATAGCTGCCGCGATTTTGTAAGCTTGCGAACATGTCCCAGTCTGGCACGAAGTTTCAGTGATTGGCGAACCAGCGTAGTGTAGCTTGTTGATTCTGTTGGCGAAGTCGGTGCTCGCATTGTACTACAATAAGGAATGTCCAGCAACCGGATTGCTCCAAGAGGGCGCGAGGAGGGGAGACACGGGGACACGGTGATGGGGGACGCCGCCAGCAGGCGTACCGTGAGGTAGCGACGCGGGGACGCAGGGACTCTGACATTCTGAAACTCTGACCCTCTGGCATGCTGATATAATGACATAATGCCGGAATCTGGCTTTGCGATAGCCTGGGCGTGGACGTGGCCGATGTTGCCGGCTCCTATGATTGCGAAACGCAGGTTTTTCTCTGCCACTGTAATTCTCCTTCGCTATCAGGAAGGCTTGATGCTAAAAGTATTTTATCCAACGGGGCATTTGTCAAGGCGATTTGCATCACGACAGCAATTCCAAAGGAGTTGTTCAGGCTGATTGACAGTTTGATCGTGCTAGCGTAAACTTGGATCGGCAGTCAGATCGTTGGCCCCATCGGTACCAAATTCGCCATTAGCAGGGCCGGTGAGGTTGGGCGCGCCAGGATCGAAGATGATGCATGGGCGTCTGAGGGCTTTCCAAAATGAATGCAACATGGAGGCAATCTCAACAAGGACTTTCGTGTAGTAACTGTTTTGTAGATAGTTTGTAGACGCTTGTATGTTATTCTAGTGCAAGCAACAGGCTGATAGTTGGAGTCGAGCCAGAGATCATGCCAGCCAACATACCTGATCCCCTCAGCGTGGAAGTGCAGCGAGGGGTTGAAGATAGCTCTTTCCAGGTCAGGCTCACCATGCCCGATGGCAGTTGGCAACCGGGCATACTGGATCTGACATCGCTGCGCGCGGCTTTGCATGACATCGAGCTCCAGCGTCCGGTGTGGTACAGTGAAGATCCGGCCGAATATGGCCGGTTGCTCTACGAGCATCTTTTTTCTGGCCAGCTCAGCTTTCACTACGGCGGCGCCCTCAGCGCTTCCGGCGAGCGCGGTGTGCAACTGCGACTGGACCTGGACCCGGAAACCCCGGAACTGCACGCTGTCCCCTGGGAGCGCATCTACCAACCCTCGGCTTTGGGCCAGATACCCCTGGCTGCAGCTCCCAACACATTCTTTTCCCGCTACTTGAGCACAGGCGCGGCCTGGGGATTGCCTCTGGGAGCTGGCGCGCTGCGTACCCTTATTGTTGTCTCAAGCCCCTATCCGCAAGGGCACGAGATGTATGTCGATCGGGATGCAGAACTGGCTGCAATCACCGGAGTCCTGGACGAGTTTCCCCAGAACGTGACCTACGAGTTTCTGGACGGGCCGGTCACGCTGAAGCGCATTACCGATCGGCTGGCCGACGGATTCGACATCCTCCATTACACCGGCCATGGCTTCTGGGATTCCGACGAACAGATGTCTTACCTGATCCTGGAGGATCCGGTAGATGGTGGCGTGCAGCCCTCCGGTGTAAGCCGTAAGGAATTACTGGACCGCCTGAGGCTGCTGGATAAGCTGCCCCGACTCATTGTCCTGGCCGCCTGCGAGAGTGCGCAGCAGGCCACACGGGATGGCTTGCTGGGGCTGGGTCCGGCCCTGGTGGATGCAGGCTGCCCGGCAGTCATCGCCATGCAGGAGCCGGTGGAGGTGGAGATCGCCCGGCGATTCGGGCAGGCGTTCTATTCTGAGCTGTTGCAGCATGGGTTTGTAGACCAGGCCGTCAATCGCGCCCGGCGCGTGCTCTTCGATGCTTCATCCTGGCAATGGGCGGTGCCGGTGCTATTCATGCGCCTGCTGGATGGTTTACTCTTTTTGCCGGAAGTGCGCTTCAAGCCGGCGCAGCGATCTCCATACAAATTTCTGACTTCCTATACCAGCGCCGATGCCGACCTGTTCAAGGGAAGGGAGGAGTTAGCAACCCGGGTCTTCCGCAGAATTCAGGAGTACGCGGTTACCGTGGTGTACGGCGAGTCGGGCGTTGGGCTGACCTCGCTTTTACAGGCTGGCGTCCGTCCCCGATTGGAGGATGCAGACGACCTGGTGATCGTGGTCTCGGAATACGAGAACCTGGCCAGTGAGGTCCGGGTTCAGGCGCGCATCTCGGGCAGGCCACTGCAATTGCCGATCCGCGGCGATGCCCCGCTGCCAGAGGTGCTGACCACGTTGGGCGCGCGATCATCCGGCCGGCTCATCCTGGTATTGGACCAATTCGAGCGCGTCTTCGAACTGGACCCCGAACATCAGCAAAGCCTGGCGGACGACATCGCTGCCAGCCTGGCCGGCTTGGGCGAGCAGCTTCGGCTTGCGGTTGTAATCCACACCGACTACCTGCGCGACTTCGCTGCTATGCAGGAGCGCTTCGAGGCTATTGCCCAGCCCTGGATCGAGACGCCCGTCCTAAGCAGGGATTCGGCCACGGAAGCGGTGGTGGATCCCCTGCAAGAACTTGATTGGCCTGTTAACCTGAAGCGTGACTTTGCCCGGGATCAGATCGTTCGGGAATTGGACCAACTCCACGAGCCGGAGGAACACCAAAAAGAGGGCAGTATCAATCCGGGCCAACTGCAGATCGTCTGCTATTGGCTGTACGAGGCGGCGCGCGATCGCGACCCGCCTGAGATCGACAGAGAGCTCTATGTGCAGGAGGCAGGCGGGGCGGAGGGCATTCTAACGCGCTATATGCAGCAGACGCTGGCTACGCAACTGGCCGATGAACAGGCACTGGCACGGCAAATCCTGGTTGCGATGGCCGATTCCGAAGCCGAGCTGCGAATCACGCCGGCCAACCTTGACATCGAGGGAATCCCGACCGAGCGCATCAGGTCAGTTCTGGAGCGCCTGACAGACGCGGAATTGCTGGTGCGCCGAAGGCGTGACGGGAAAGCCGCCTATGCATTTGCCAACGTTATCGTGGCGCAGGAGGCCCGCAACCTGGGCGGTGAGGAGCTCAGGCGGCGCTATCAGGCCGGAGACGAGCTGGAACGCATCTGGCGCATGTGGATTGCCGCGGTGGCGGAGGAGGACTCCCAGACCAGCCCGGCGGATCAGGCCCTGCCCAATCGCGGGCAATTGCGCTACCTGGCGGAATCGGGCGAGCATTTGAGGCCCAGACCGGTCAAGGCGTTGTTGATGTTGCGAGCGGCAGTGATCCATTATCAGCTCGACATGCAACCCTGGCTGCTCTGGCTGCAGACATCCAGGGGCGCGGATCTGGTTCAGAGACTGGAAACCAACCAGCAGGGAGATCCCGCCCAGCCATGCACCTACGTCGAGCTGGATAGGTCCAGCCGCCTGTTAGGGCTGTACGAACTGGCGGATGAAGACCGGGAAGGTGGAGATACTTCACAGATAGGGACTGTCGCCCGGGCTGCACTGCATCATCCCGACCCGGCAACCCGGCAGACCGCCACCCTGGTCCTGACAGCCCTGCAACCCCTGCCAGATGAAGCCCTGAGCCGCCTGAGCGCCGGCATGGAGGCAATACCGGAGCGGGGACTGCGCCGGCAGCGCACGGCGGAAGTATGGGCCATCTTGCTGGACGCTGATATCAAGCTGCCTGAAGGGAAACCCGAACTGACGAGAACAGAGAATTGGGGTGTGTGGTGGCACAGGGTCCGCCGCCGGATTATCCATGATTGGCGACAGATCGCCGCGCTGACGCTGGGCGGCGCTGTTGGAGCGGGCCTGGGCCTGGCGATCCTGCGTACGCTGATCAGTCTGCCGACCACGCTTCCACCGGGCGCGGTCTTCGGTATTTTCTTCTTCTATGGATTCCTGCTGGGCGCTGCGGTGAGCGCCGGGCTTCTGCTGGCCGACTACTTCCTGTTGCTGCGACCCCGACCCGATAACGGCGCATCATCGCGTTCCAGATGGTATCGCCCACTGGTGACCATCGTCATGGGCGCGGCTGCCTTCGGCATCATGCATCTCGTGGTTGCCCTGCTTAATGGCCTCAGGTTGATGCAGTCCGGCCTGATCGTTCCGCTTGCGTTTGTTGCCGGTGTCGGCCTCAGCGTATCGCTCTACCGCCAGCCTGAAGTTGGCCTGCGACTGCATCCCGGTAATTGGCTGTTGCGCCTGGCTGCATCAGCACTGTCGTTTGCATTGGTGCAGTGGGTGCTCAACGCGGTGGCAGATCAATGGGGCAATGCTCTGGCTATCGGCTGGAGCGGCGCCTTTTACAACAGCGAGTTCAACGGGTATACCAGGTTTACCGAGGTCATCGATGCGCTAACGCCTGGTTTCATCGCCTGGCCCAACGCCCTTTCCCTGATTGACGCCATGCTGGTTGGCGTGGTGCTGACCACCGGCATCACGTTGGGTCTGGTTCTGGCAGCGAGGAAGCAACGCTCGTGACTTTTTAACGGCGCCGGAAAACGCCGGTTTTCGAGCGTTCAATATGAACGAAGGCCTCAACTTATGGGGTGCTGGACGCTCATTGGTCGCCCGGTTCCGGGACGAAGACGACCGTTGATGCGAAAAGAGAAGGATGCAAAAAAGTATGAAGATCAAACGGACCCCGTCGCGTGTGCGCCGAGCCACCTTCGCCGCCATGGTTGTTATCATGGCAATGCTGGGCGGATGTCAACCCCCCGACGTCGCCCAGGTCATCGTCGATACCCAGGTGCGCCGCGAGCAATCCATTGTCTGGATGGGACCGGGAAATGTCAGCCCCTTGCCCCGGCTGCAGGACGGCGACTGGCACGACCTGGCCAGCGGCGGCAAGGTTACAACCGACCAAGCTGGCGAGGCGTGGCTGGACATCAACGACTGCCTGCGCGTCTACCTGTTCCAGGATAGCCAGTTGGTCAAGGCCGCCTGTCCCAAGTCCAGCTACACCGGCGGCAATGTGACCTGCTCTCTATCGGGAACTGGGGTCTACAACAATTCCTGCAGCAGCCAGGTCGTCCTGCAGACCCTGAGTGCCGACGTTGTGTTGGCAGGCACCTGGGTCATGCTCACCTACATTCCGAAGCTAGAACTCACGGTGGTTGGCGTGGCCGAGGGGGAGGCTGATGTGTGGCCAGTTACCGATTTTGACAGCCGGGCGACGGCCGAGCGTCCTGTTACCGTGCATTCGCAG is part of the Chloroflexota bacterium genome and harbors:
- a CDS encoding ABC transporter ATP-binding protein; protein product: MSEIILTNIKKSFADTAAVRDLDLHIEDGQFLTILGPSGCGKTTTLRLIAGLEDPDEGEIIIGNRILFSRERGIYVPPEKRQLGLIFQSYALWPHMTVAKNISLGLEEKGLAKDEIERRVSQVLQQVQLAEYSERYPSELSGGQQQRVAVARMIAAEPVIILMDEPLSNLDAMLRVDMRAELKHLHHDLGATTVYVTHDQVEAMTLSDKIAVMMEGELRQLGTPREIYSEPADLFVARFVGSPRINIIEGHIASEADADYFHAETLRKPVGGRLDFGEGQVIATIRPEDIRVSKTARPDWMEVHVYSVLPTGAETIVTIQKETLSLAIKLGGFTDIEMSDSIWVDFDASKMNYYDPKTEKLLRSV
- a CDS encoding CHAT domain-containing protein; the protein is MPANIPDPLSVEVQRGVEDSSFQVRLTMPDGSWQPGILDLTSLRAALHDIELQRPVWYSEDPAEYGRLLYEHLFSGQLSFHYGGALSASGERGVQLRLDLDPETPELHAVPWERIYQPSALGQIPLAAAPNTFFSRYLSTGAAWGLPLGAGALRTLIVVSSPYPQGHEMYVDRDAELAAITGVLDEFPQNVTYEFLDGPVTLKRITDRLADGFDILHYTGHGFWDSDEQMSYLILEDPVDGGVQPSGVSRKELLDRLRLLDKLPRLIVLAACESAQQATRDGLLGLGPALVDAGCPAVIAMQEPVEVEIARRFGQAFYSELLQHGFVDQAVNRARRVLFDASSWQWAVPVLFMRLLDGLLFLPEVRFKPAQRSPYKFLTSYTSADADLFKGREELATRVFRRIQEYAVTVVYGESGVGLTSLLQAGVRPRLEDADDLVIVVSEYENLASEVRVQARISGRPLQLPIRGDAPLPEVLTTLGARSSGRLILVLDQFERVFELDPEHQQSLADDIAASLAGLGEQLRLAVVIHTDYLRDFAAMQERFEAIAQPWIETPVLSRDSATEAVVDPLQELDWPVNLKRDFARDQIVRELDQLHEPEEHQKEGSINPGQLQIVCYWLYEAARDRDPPEIDRELYVQEAGGAEGILTRYMQQTLATQLADEQALARQILVAMADSEAELRITPANLDIEGIPTERIRSVLERLTDAELLVRRRRDGKAAYAFANVIVAQEARNLGGEELRRRYQAGDELERIWRMWIAAVAEEDSQTSPADQALPNRGQLRYLAESGEHLRPRPVKALLMLRAAVIHYQLDMQPWLLWLQTSRGADLVQRLETNQQGDPAQPCTYVELDRSSRLLGLYELADEDREGGDTSQIGTVARAALHHPDPATRQTATLVLTALQPLPDEALSRLSAGMEAIPERGLRRQRTAEVWAILLDADIKLPEGKPELTRTENWGVWWHRVRRRIIHDWRQIAALTLGGAVGAGLGLAILRTLISLPTTLPPGAVFGIFFFYGFLLGAAVSAGLLLADYFLLLRPRPDNGASSRSRWYRPLVTIVMGAAAFGIMHLVVALLNGLRLMQSGLIVPLAFVAGVGLSVSLYRQPEVGLRLHPGNWLLRLAASALSFALVQWVLNAVADQWGNALAIGWSGAFYNSEFNGYTRFTEVIDALTPGFIAWPNALSLIDAMLVGVVLTTGITLGLVLAARKQRS
- a CDS encoding ABC transporter substrate-binding protein, whose protein sequence is MMDNRFTKSALLVLLVIASMILLAACATPAPPAAPADAVSEEASDAPADTAAEEAVSSEYPEEMDVWLKEAKLGPYEESPQNWEEIEQAAKEEGEVVVYSASSRIAKVADAFMAKYPDIAVEYFDLGSVQTVEKTVLEQDANLYNVDIVTTGGSGQVIHELVGNNRIINFVPDTVADEIPTDLKDPLLVRINEAIVFLYNTETYDAPPISNVWELTTPEWKGKVVIKTPLESLSNLMGVSTLVQHADEMAAAYERFAGEPIELSEGVPDAGYEFLYRLLKNDLVILKSGSKVAEAAGLAGQEAPPIGITSFTYIRYNDSKDFVNGVIADLDPVQALIYPTYTSIARQAPHPNAAKLFTAFLLGDPAIEADTVIEPPYNEGESAELLQGLAPYYEPGSQSPRMDVPLPQGGELWSQLESWTVDPDFMWFESPKVRDFWIQEAAN
- a CDS encoding iron ABC transporter permease, whose amino-acid sequence is MFASLQNRGSYLNSLRFNLTKLRYRPNIILSILFLVVFSFLVIAPLLQIIYTSLTYQANDLRLVRDATVGDFTLYHYSRVFTGRLSRALFYKPFVNSLLVGLGVTTMAMVLGTLLAWVIVRTDVPLKRFFGAVMVIPYMMPSWVIALAWLTIFQNDRVGGTPGMLTSMFGIVPPDWVSYGLFPIVICLGLHYYSYSFLLVSGALWTIDSQLEEAGAIAGLTKPAVLRKITFPIVIPALGSAFVLTFTRSMGTFGTPALLGLPVRFFTVPTQIFASISARNFGDGFVLALVLVVLAAVAIFINSKIIGSRKSFVTMKGKGFTSKPNRLGAWRYPIAGLILLFLLLVVALPVIILAWSTLMLLPGDYSLSNLTSHFWLGESDFLIASGQEGIFINPGIWDGVWNSVRLGISAAVINGFLGLLIGYTVVRTRGSKLSKSLEGISFAPYVFPSIALGAIYLGMFAKPIGPIPALYGTFALLVLIVVVKNMPFSSRSGISAILQIDPSLEDAARIQGVPWFKSFRKVIFPLATSGFIAGMLLTFITAMRELSLLILLVTPSTRVLTTIIFAYQDQDQTQHANGVTLILLFIIVFANVLVSRFYGTKSVFGLSNT